In Mobula hypostoma chromosome 10, sMobHyp1.1, whole genome shotgun sequence, a single genomic region encodes these proteins:
- the stard8 gene encoding stAR-related lipid transfer protein 8 yields the protein MDGSGQPGSFRRSRSFHLKNFRTFLSKMSNRGAIEQEAKDACDWLRAAGFPQYAQLYEDSQFPIDITAVKKDHIFLDEDSLKSVCRRLVILNKYTFIKTDANPTRKLGDDSDEDPCAISDRWAFQRESRRWSRLTVADFRMSRAEARSSIMKESASRESVLSELSDPEASSVRSNSSVGSIQEVLGGHSSNSQLATGDNPETTLLARSQAEEQAHSCTLDSNVFIEDQTTPGVTESPRKHRTRSFLRRIESLRFKTLRNKSKMASKNKETKSIRTVLQQYHEPLESSSPLKTGSKSPTGLVNNLSPTGIPSLADCGCLEHCSGKSRTSHCGLYLEDYEMGFASSNHNRNDDPCSPQDYVVRVPTNHKLGTFPKALSIESLCPGADNHLVKWRSGNSSFGMSMCGSANNVQRLSFQGRRDSCSSMDSRQSFYDNVPETHPYNSVGGPEYYFKQLDDVLKHVNGLQQRVDSWSKMICTDYNDTESDSTGETVFPLQGLNFEDRSMSDVGTTASDFDSTGNSLNEVEEMEMRERRDSGVGASLTRPSRKLRWHSFQNSHRPSLNSASMEINRQSAAQLNLLQRFSLLRLTAIMEKYSVRSKQGWNWGVPKFMKRSKEPDYRGKNVFGVPPLINVKRSGQPLPQSIQQAMRYLRSQCMGQVGIFRKSGVKSRIQVLRQMNENNPDNVNYQGQSAFDVADLLKQYFRDLPEPIFTSKLTETFLQIYQYVPMDQRLQAVQAAILLMPDQNREVLQSLLYFLSDIASVQQNQMTAGNLAVCLAPSLFHLNVLKKETSSPRMIRRRGVLSKPDQRDLSENLAATEGLGHMITECKKLFQIPHDIMVQSRNSYIAADAHPLPAEGFRRHAGGIVKDYMAHMEDTIQALLKEVGDKFKGWTSTVGPVNTELSYKKVGDGYPIRLWKVTTEVEAAPSSVLNRLLRERHLWDDDVLMGKIVENLDKNTEIYHYVLDSMAPHPRRDFVVLRTWRADLPKDMCVMVAVSVDHDSVPLEGGVRAVVLNSQYLVEPCGSGRSRLTYISRTDLRGRTPEWYNKVSGYLCAVEVARIRDSFLPSNS from the exons ACGGCTAGTAATTCTGAATAAATACACCTTTATAAAGACTGATGCCAACCCTACCAGGAAATTG GGTGATGATTCTGATGAGGACCCCTGTGCTATCAGTGACCGTTGGGCATTTCAGCGGGAGAGCAGGAGATGGTCTCGCCTGACAGTTGCTGACTTCCGGATGAGCCGAGCCGAGGCGCGAAGCTCGATAATGAAGGAGTCAGCCAGCCGTGAGAGTGTTCTCTCTGAGCTCAGTGATCCCGAAGCCAGCTCCGTGCGCAGCAACAGCAGTGTTGGGAGCATCCAGGAAGTGTTGGGGGGTCACTCTTCAAACAGTCAGCTGGCCACCGGTGACAATCCTGAGACAACCCTGTTGGCTCGTTCCCAAGCAGAAGAACAGGCTCACAGCTGCACACTCGATAGCAATGTTTTCATTGAAGATCAAACCACTCCAGGTGTTACTGAAAGCCCCAGAAAGCATCGGACCAGGAGCTTTCTCAGACGAATTGAATCCCTTCGGTTTAAAACCCTTCGGAATAAATCGAAAATGGCTTCAAAGAACAAAGAGACAAAAAGTATCAGAACAGTATTACAGCAATACCATGAACCATTAGAGAGCTCTAGTCCTCTGAAAACTGGGAGCAAGAGCCCCACGGGCTTGGTGAATAATTTATCTCCAACTGGCATTCCTTCACTGGCTGATTGTGGATGTCTAGAACATTGTTCAGGCAAATCTAGGACGAGCCATTGCGGACTGTACTTGGAAGACTATGAAATGGGCTTTGCATCTTCCAATCATAACAGAAATGATGATCCATGTTCTCCACAAGATTATGTTGTTCGTGTCCCAACAAATCACAAATTAGGAACCTTTCCCAAAGCTCTCTCCATTGAAAGCTTGTGTCCTGGTGCTGACAACCATTTGGTAAAATGGAGATCAGGAAACAGCTCCTTTGGGATGTCTATGTGTGGGAGTGCCAACAATGTTCAACGACTGAGTTTTCAGGGACGAAGGGATTCTTGCAGCTCCATGGACAGCAGGCAGAGTTTTTATGACAATGTGCCTGAAACCCATCCATATAACAGTGTTGGTGGACCAGAATACTATTTTAAACAACTAGATGATGTTTTGAAGCATGTTAATGGATTACAGCAGAGAGTAGATAGTTGGTCAAAAATGATATGCACTGATTATAAtgacactgagtctgactctaCTGGAGAAACAGTTTTTCCTTTGCAaggtttgaactttgaagaccGCTCGATGTCTGATGTGGGGACAACTGCAAGTGATTTTGATAGCACTGGGAATTCACTGAATGAAGTGGAAGAAATGGAGATGAGGGAACGGAGAGATTCTGGAGTAGGGGCTTCATTAACCAGACCAAGCAG GAAGCTGCGCTGGCATAGTTTCCAGAACTCTCACCGCCCCAGCCTGAACTCTGCCTCCATGGAAATCAACAGACAGTCGGCAGCTCAGCTCAACCTCCTGCAGCGATTCTCCTTGCTACGTTTGACTGCCATCATGGAGAAGTACAGTGTCCGCAGCAAGCAGGGCTGGAACTG GGGTGTTCCCAAATTCATGAAAAGAAGCAAGGAACCAGATTACCGAGGCAAAAATGTATTTGGTGTTCCACCATTAATAAATGTCAAGAGGTCGGGGCAGCCGCTGCCTCAAAGCATTCAACAAGCCATGCGCTACCTGCGTAGTCAGTGCATGGGCCAG GTCGGTATCTTCAGGAAGTCAGGGGTGAAATCGCGAATCCAGGTCCTCAGGCAGATGAATGAAAACAATCCTGACAATGTCAATTATCAGGGTCAATCAGCATTTGATGTAGCAGACTTGTTGAAACAGTATTTCCGAGATCTTCCAGAGCCTATTTTCACCAGCAAACTGACAGAAACCTTTCTACAGATCTATCAGT ATGTGCCAATGGATCAACGTCTCCAAGCTGTTCAGGCTGCCATTTTGCTGATGCCAGATCAGAACCGTGAGGTTCTTCAGTCCCTATTGTACTTCCTAAGTGACATTGCGTCTGTGCAGCAAAACCAGATGACTGCTGGGAACTTGGCTGTGTGCCTTGCGCCCTCACTATTTCACCTTAATGTACTGAAGAAAGAAACTTCCTCTCCAAG GATGATTCGAAGGAGAGGTGTTCTCAGTAAACCCGATCAGAGGGACCTCAGCGAGAATCTGGCAGCAACTGAGGGATTAGGTCACATGATCACAGAGTGCAAGAAACTTTTCCAG ATCCCCCATGATATAATGGTGCAGTCTCGGAACTCCTATATTGCAGCTGATGCTCACCCGTTACCCGCAGAGGGTTTCAGGAGACATGCTGGAGGCATTGTCAAGGATTATATGGCCCACATGGAGGACACAATCCAGGCTCTACTAAAAGAGGTGGGAGATAAGTTTAAAGGCTGGACCAGCACCGTAGGACCTGTGAACACAGAACTTTCTTACAAAAAG GTTGGTGATGGATATCCCATCCGCTTGTGGAAAGTGACAACGGAAGTAGAAGCAGCCCCGAGCTCAGTGTTAAACCGTCTGCTCCGAGAGCGACATCTCTGGGATGATGATGTATTGATGGGAAAAATTGTGGAGAATTTGGACAAAAATACTGAGATTTACCATTATGTTCTGGACAGCATGGCGCCACATCCCAGGAGGGACTTTGTTGTTCTGAG gACCTGGCGAGCTGATTTGCCAAAGGACATGTGCGTTATGGTAGCAGTCTCCGTTGATCATGACTCTGTGCCCTTGGAGGGAGGTGTAAGAGCTGTAGTACTGAACTCTCAGTACCTGGTGGAGCCTTGTGGTTCAGGTCGATCACGGCTCACGTACATCTCCCGAACTGACCTAAG GGGCAGGACTCCTGAATGGTACAACAAGGTCTCTGGATACCTTTGTGCTGTAGAGGTTGCTAGGATACGGGACTCCTTTCTGCCATCAAATTCATAA